In a single window of the Amia ocellicauda isolate fAmiCal2 chromosome 20, fAmiCal2.hap1, whole genome shotgun sequence genome:
- the ghitm gene encoding growth hormone-inducible transmembrane protein, with protein MLVARLACLRSLSSAGLRSALVQVSPTLRNSSMKIGQPLLKPNQGYSTKARFALRRSKSAKDQIKEAAFEPATETAIKVDNMGRIILAGGAAVGLGALCYYGLGMSNEIGALEKSVIWPQYVKDRIHSTYMYLAGTVGLTALSAVAVSRTPALLNLMMRGSWLAMGATFAAMIGAGMLVRSISYDESPGPKHLAWMMYAGVMGAVVAPLTLLGGPLIMRAAWYTAGIVGGLSTVAVCAPSEKFLNMGGPLAVGLGVVFASSIGSMFLPPTSAFGAGLYSVAIYGGLILFSMFLLYDTQKVIKRAESYPIYGVQKYDPINSCMGIYMDTLNIFIRMVTILANGGNRRK; from the exons ATGCTGGTGGCAAGGCTAGCATGTCTGCGCAGTTTGTCCAGCGCTGGGCTCCGCTCTGCGCTGGTCCAGGTGTCTCCAACACTGAGGAACTCGAGTATGAAGATAGGTCAACCACTACTGAAGCCCAACCAA GGATATTCAACAAAGGCCAGATTTGCATTACGGCGAAGCAAGTCTGCTAAAGACCAGATCAAAGAGGCAGCTTTTGAACCAGCAACAGAAACTGCAATTAAAG TTGACAACATGGGAAGAATAATTCTTGCTGGTGGGGCTGCTGTAGGCCTTGGAGCTTTGTGCTACTATGGACTTGGGATGTCAAATGAAATAGGTGCCCTTGAAAAATCAGT CATCTGGCCTCAGTATGTTAAAGACAGAATCCACTCTACATACATGTACCTGGCTGGGACTGTGGGGCTCACAGCTTTATCTGCCGTTGCTGTCAGCAGAACTCCTGCACTCTTGAATCTGATGATGAGGGGCTCCTGGCTG GCTATGGGTGCAACATTTGCTGCCATGATAGGAGCAGGGATGTTAGTCAGATCAATCTCTTATGACGAGAGCCCAGGTCCCAAACACCTTGCCTGGATGATGTATGCAG GTGTGATGGGTGCAGTTGTGGCCCCGCTGACACTCCTGGGAGGCCCTCTGATCATGCGTGCCGCCTGGTACACTGCCGGCATCGTGGGGGGGCTGTCCACTGTAGCGGTGTGTGCACCCAGTGAGAAATTCCTCAACATGGGGGGTCCCCTGGCGGTGGGCCTGGGTGTGGTGTTCGCTTCCTCCATCG GCTCCATGTTCCTGCCTCCTACTTCAGCCTTTGGCGCAGGTCTCTACTCTGTGGCAATATATGGTGGCCTGATCCTTTTCAGCATGTTCCTGCTATACGACACCCAAAAAGTGATCAAACGTGCTGAATCTTACCCCATCTACGGAGTTCAGAAATACGATCCCATTAATTC ATGCATGGGAATTTACATGGACACTCTGAATATCTTCATTCGAATGGTGACAATTCTGGCTAATGGAGGCAACCGAAGAAAATGA